Proteins from one Schistocerca serialis cubense isolate TAMUIC-IGC-003099 unplaced genomic scaffold, iqSchSeri2.2 HiC_scaffold_1114, whole genome shotgun sequence genomic window:
- the LOC126431843 gene encoding nascent polypeptide-associated complex subunit alpha, muscle-specific form-like, with product MEGNNIAANVAAVVAASEHALVAASNAPTPATAPPGYRPLTTVELFVVMNRMAKAATASEREAAEKAYIRFLQYDLPAALPGAASEEAKVPPGAPPGVSTQEDTALPEAAPKGAEPPGVASHAPTALLAPPTVQASQEAADLPAASHEDVIPEANLEKLIHDGEAMEVSLPSRKRPADDDESSESTPSSAHRMPQQKKKQTAPEGATEDIEAAEEEEDEFVVPKRKHTARARKLEQVQPLPTANSFESAPIDTEAMEEAPRPPKRVAPPPINVLWKDTFRAFLEKFSEGVSAPPKIKSLGREMLRITPANMDDYRATMKTAKRAKMNRRNAATAVNNTWLATGAATYLKRPGAADADVERHAQSSKAPAMPQPQKARPQPTRSDSKHPQTPRTSRLPQTSHQQPSQAPPHPQQAPKTA from the exons ATGGAAGGCAATAACATCGCTGCGAACGTCGCGGCGGTGGTCGCCGCGTCAGAGCACGCTCTGGTGGCGGCCTCCAATGCTCCGACCCCCGCGACCGCTCCTCCAGGGTATCGCCCACTCACAACGGTCGAACTCTTTGTTGTAATGAACCGCATGGCCAAAGCCGCCACCGCCTCTGAACGCGAGGCCGCGGAAAAGGCTTACATAAGGTTCTTACAGTACGACCTCCCCGCCGCACTGCCAGGCGCAGCCAGTGAAGAGGCCAAGGTACCGCCGGGAGCCCCGCCAGGCGTGTCCACGCAAGAGGACACTGCACTGCCGGAGGCGGCCCCGAAGGGAGCAGAGCCACCAGGCGTGGCGTCTCATGCACCCACTGCCCTGCTAGCTCCCCCCACGGTACAGGCCAGTCAAGaggctgctgacctgccagcagcaTCTCACGAGGACGTTATTCCAGAAGCCAACCTGGAAAAATTAATCCACGATGGCGAGGCTATGGAAGTCTCACTCCCATCGCGTAAAAGGCCGGCGGATGACGATGAGTCGTCCGAAAGCACCCCTTCTTCTGCCCACAGAATGccgcagcagaagaagaagcaaacCGCGCCTGAAGGCGCCACAGAAGACATTGAAGCCGCAGAGGAGGAAGAAGATGAGTTTGTCGTCCCCAAGCGGAAGCACACGGCTCGGGCAAGGAAGCTCGAGCAGGTGCAGCCGCTCCCGACGGCAAACTCGTTCGAGTCCGCCCCAATCGACACCGAGGCTATGGAGGAAGCGCCAAGGCCGCCCAAAAGGGTGGCCCCACCACCAATCAATGTCCTTTGGAAGGACACCTTTCGAGCCTTCCTAGAAAAATTCTCTGAGGGTGTGTCCGCACCACCCAAAATAAAGTCCCTTGGGCGCGAGATGTTGCGCATCACACCTGCAAACATGGACGACTACCGCGCAACCATGA AGACTGCAAAAAGAGCAAAGATGAACCGCcgaaatgctgcaactgcagtgaacaaCACGTGGCTAGCTACAGGGGCTGCAACCTATTTAAAAAGACCAGGCGCCGCGGACGCGGACGTGGAACGTCACGCCCAGTCCAGCAAGGCACCAGCTATGCCGCAGCCGCAAAAGGCGCGGCCCCAGCCCACCAGGAGCGACAGCAAGCACCCCCAGACGCCACGAACAAGCCGGCTGCCACAAACCagtcaccagcagcccagccaggccccaCCCCACCCGCAACAAGCACCAAAGACTGCA